From Skermanella sp. TT6, a single genomic window includes:
- a CDS encoding acyl-CoA synthetase — translation MTQHRNPFEIELDKNEANYVPLSPLSFIRRTASVYPNRTAVIHGAVRRTWAESYERCVRLASALSKRGVGLGTTVAVMAPNIPEVFEAHFGVPMAGGVLNALNIRLDAEAIAFQLQHGEAKVLITDREFSGVINKAVHMIDPRHRPIVIDIDDPLAKGGDLIGEQTYEQFLETGDPAFQWEMPGDEWQAIALNYTSGTTGNPKGVVYHHRGAYLNAMGNSVTWAMPHHPVYLWTLPMFHCNGWCFPWTITAMAGTHVCLRAVTAKGMYDAIADHGVTHMCGAPIVMGLLVNAPDDQRREIPAGIRMMTAGAAPPAAVIEKIERMGFAITHVYGLTEVYGPDVVCAWHEEWDALPIEQRAVFKARQGVTYVVQEGLMVADATTLEPVPADGKTIGEVFMRGNVVMKGYLKNPVATREAFEGGWFHTGDLGVMHENGYIELKDRSKDIIISGGENISTIEVEAVLYRHPAVLDAAVVARPDERWGETPCAFVTLKDGAEVTEAEIIAFCREHLAHFKSPRTVVFTNLPKTSTGKIQKFVLRDMAKQLNQETAAAGKPAVG, via the coding sequence ATGACTCAGCACCGCAATCCTTTCGAGATTGAACTGGACAAGAACGAGGCGAACTACGTTCCGCTGTCCCCCCTGTCGTTCATCCGCCGCACCGCTTCGGTCTACCCGAACCGCACCGCGGTCATCCACGGCGCCGTGCGCCGGACCTGGGCCGAGAGCTACGAGCGCTGCGTCAGGCTGGCCTCGGCCCTGTCGAAGCGCGGCGTCGGCCTCGGCACCACCGTGGCGGTGATGGCGCCCAACATTCCCGAGGTGTTCGAGGCGCATTTCGGCGTCCCCATGGCCGGCGGCGTGCTGAACGCGCTGAACATCCGCCTGGACGCGGAGGCGATCGCCTTCCAGCTCCAGCACGGGGAGGCCAAGGTGCTGATCACCGACCGGGAATTCTCCGGGGTGATCAACAAGGCCGTCCACATGATCGATCCCCGGCACCGGCCGATCGTGATCGACATCGACGACCCGCTGGCCAAGGGCGGCGACCTGATCGGCGAGCAGACCTACGAGCAGTTCCTGGAGACGGGCGATCCCGCCTTCCAGTGGGAGATGCCCGGCGACGAGTGGCAGGCCATCGCGCTGAACTACACCTCGGGCACCACGGGCAACCCCAAGGGCGTCGTCTACCATCACCGCGGCGCCTATCTCAACGCGATGGGCAACTCCGTCACCTGGGCGATGCCGCACCATCCCGTGTACCTGTGGACGCTGCCGATGTTCCACTGCAACGGCTGGTGTTTCCCCTGGACCATCACCGCCATGGCCGGGACCCATGTCTGCCTGCGCGCCGTGACCGCCAAGGGCATGTACGACGCCATCGCCGACCACGGCGTCACCCACATGTGCGGGGCCCCGATCGTGATGGGCCTGCTGGTCAACGCGCCCGACGACCAGCGGCGCGAGATCCCAGCCGGGATCCGCATGATGACCGCCGGCGCCGCTCCGCCCGCCGCGGTGATCGAGAAGATCGAGCGGATGGGCTTCGCCATCACCCATGTCTACGGCCTGACCGAGGTCTACGGCCCCGACGTGGTCTGCGCCTGGCACGAGGAATGGGACGCCCTGCCGATCGAGCAGCGCGCCGTCTTCAAGGCCCGCCAGGGCGTGACCTACGTCGTCCAGGAAGGGCTGATGGTGGCCGACGCCACGACGCTGGAACCCGTGCCGGCCGACGGCAAGACCATCGGTGAGGTGTTCATGCGCGGCAACGTGGTGATGAAGGGCTACCTGAAGAACCCGGTCGCCACGCGGGAGGCGTTCGAGGGCGGCTGGTTCCACACCGGCGACCTGGGCGTGATGCACGAGAACGGCTACATCGAGCTGAAGGACCGGTCCAAGGACATCATCATCTCGGGCGGCGAGAACATCTCGACCATCGAGGTGGAGGCGGTGCTCTACCGCCACCCGGCCGTGCTCGACGCCGCCGTGGTCGCCCGGCCGGACGAGCGCTGGGGCGAGACGCCCTGCGCCTTCGTGACCCTGAAGGACGGCGCCGAGGTCACCGAGGCGGAGATCATCGCCTTCTGCCGCGAGCACCTGGCCCACTTCAAGAGCCCGCGCACCGTGGTCTTCACCAACCTGCCGAAGACCTCCACCGGCAAGATCCAGAAGTTCGTGCTGCGCGACATGGCGAAGCAATTGAATCAGGAAACCGCCGCGGCGGGCAAGCCGGCCGTCGGCTGA
- a CDS encoding AsmA family protein: protein MKWVGIVVGVLVLLVVGALLMLETSWARDLVARQASAALGREVRIDENFDIDWSLTPRIRAGGIHVANADWAGDGNMADIGAVEATIDLRRLIGGTISIPEVKLVDPKINLARNAEGTGNWDFPNLQGDPPQEGDGSPDLPEIGHIEVQGGEVAYRDDALSIDVASTVNTERNEQGEDRVRMVADGRYADEPFHLDATTGTFLALRDRQAPFPVRAEATVGSTRTVVEGSLTDPQQLAGMDITVDVKGQNLADLFPIIGFPSPATPPFDISGRLERQGKVWSMTDAEGRIGDSDIGGEVRIDLGHERPKITGNLSSRNLDYDDLAGFVGAPGGTGEGETASPDQIELARRLEQEGRVIPDTAINVEMLKAADVEMRYHADRLLVPNVPAGELDARLIVENGRARLEPVRLQVAGGKAGGIIQVDGQEKPPAIEMNLEMRALDLARFFRGTQFAEDMGGTFGGKLLLKGNGDTVRSMLGSSNGQISAVMEGGKVSNLILEVIGIDIAEALGFILSEDEPVGVRCVVADLGITDGMVKSNALVFDTEDTNVTGEASANLKTEQFDIEMLAHPKDPSPLSARTPVGAEGTFADPQVTVDPTAAVARGAAAVALGVLLTPLAALIPLIEPGDGQDSPCGQLLRQAGQN from the coding sequence TTGAAGTGGGTCGGTATCGTGGTCGGGGTGCTCGTGCTCCTGGTCGTCGGCGCGTTGCTGATGCTGGAGACGAGTTGGGCTCGGGATCTGGTGGCCCGGCAGGCGAGCGCCGCGCTCGGACGGGAGGTCAGGATCGATGAGAACTTCGACATCGACTGGTCTCTGACCCCGCGTATCCGGGCCGGCGGCATCCATGTCGCCAACGCCGATTGGGCCGGCGACGGGAACATGGCGGACATCGGCGCGGTCGAGGCCACCATCGACCTGCGCCGCCTGATCGGCGGGACCATCTCGATCCCCGAGGTGAAGCTCGTCGATCCCAAGATCAACCTGGCCCGCAACGCCGAGGGCACCGGCAACTGGGACTTCCCCAACCTCCAGGGCGATCCCCCCCAGGAGGGCGACGGCAGCCCCGACCTGCCGGAGATCGGGCATATCGAGGTCCAGGGCGGCGAAGTCGCCTACCGCGACGACGCGCTCAGCATCGACGTCGCCAGCACCGTCAACACGGAGCGGAACGAGCAGGGCGAGGACCGCGTCCGCATGGTCGCCGACGGCAGGTACGCCGACGAGCCGTTCCACCTCGACGCCACCACCGGCACCTTCCTGGCCTTGCGCGACAGGCAGGCCCCGTTCCCCGTCCGCGCCGAAGCCACCGTCGGCAGCACCCGCACGGTGGTCGAAGGATCGCTGACGGACCCGCAGCAACTTGCCGGGATGGACATCACCGTCGACGTGAAGGGGCAGAACCTCGCCGACCTGTTCCCGATCATCGGTTTCCCGTCCCCCGCCACGCCGCCGTTCGACATCTCCGGCCGGCTGGAGCGGCAAGGGAAGGTCTGGTCCATGACCGATGCCGAAGGCCGGATCGGCGACAGCGACATCGGCGGCGAGGTCCGCATCGACCTCGGGCACGAGCGCCCGAAGATCACCGGCAACCTGTCGTCCCGCAATCTCGACTATGACGATCTCGCCGGCTTCGTCGGAGCACCCGGCGGCACAGGCGAGGGCGAGACCGCGTCTCCCGACCAGATCGAGCTGGCCCGCCGGCTGGAGCAGGAGGGCCGGGTCATTCCCGACACGGCGATCAATGTGGAAATGCTGAAGGCGGCCGACGTCGAGATGCGCTACCACGCCGACCGGCTGCTGGTCCCCAACGTGCCGGCGGGCGAGTTGGATGCGCGCTTGATCGTCGAGAACGGCCGCGCCCGGCTCGAACCGGTCCGGCTCCAGGTGGCCGGCGGCAAGGCCGGCGGCATCATCCAGGTGGACGGGCAGGAGAAGCCGCCCGCCATCGAGATGAACCTGGAAATGAGGGCGCTCGACCTGGCGCGCTTCTTCCGCGGCACGCAGTTCGCCGAGGACATGGGCGGCACATTCGGCGGCAAGCTCCTGCTCAAGGGCAACGGCGATACGGTCCGCAGTATGCTGGGATCGAGCAACGGCCAGATCTCGGCCGTGATGGAGGGCGGCAAGGTCAGCAACCTCATCCTGGAGGTGATCGGCATCGACATCGCCGAGGCCCTTGGCTTCATCCTGTCCGAGGACGAACCGGTCGGCGTGCGCTGCGTCGTGGCGGACCTGGGCATCACCGACGGCATGGTGAAGTCCAACGCGCTGGTATTCGACACCGAGGACACCAACGTCACCGGCGAGGCGTCCGCCAACCTGAAGACCGAGCAGTTCGACATCGAGATGCTGGCCCATCCGAAGGACCCGAGCCCGCTCTCCGCCCGCACCCCTGTCGGGGCGGAAGGCACCTTCGCCGATCCCCAGGTCACCGTCGATCCGACCGCGGCCGTTGCGCGCGGCGCGGCGGCCGTGGCCCTGGGGGTGCTCCTGACGCCCCTCGCGGCGCTGATCCCCTTGATCGAACCCGGTGACGGCCAGGACAGCCCCTGCGGCCAACTGCTCCGCCAGGCCGGCCAGAACTGA
- a CDS encoding sulfate ABC transporter substrate-binding protein, with amino-acid sequence MVFRNIARGAATLMLAAGVTLGAVGFGAAPAFAASTLLNVSYDPTRELYVEFNKLFAERWAAENNGEKISIRQSHGGSGKQARSVIDGLEADVVTLALAYDIDAIAQTGLIAKDWQGRLPDNSAPYTSTIVFLVRKGNPKQIRDWDDLIKPDVQVITPNPKTSGGARWNYLAAWGFALEKYGNDEAKAQEFVQALFKNVPVLDTGARASTITFVQRQIGDVLLAWENEAYLAVKELGPDKFDIVTPSLSILAEPSVAVVDKVVDRRGSRMAAEAYLKTLYSPEGQELAAKHFYRPRLAEVAARYADQFAQVKLFTIDQKFGGWTQAQDRHFSDGGIFDKVSAAAGK; translated from the coding sequence ATGGTGTTCCGGAATATCGCGCGCGGCGCCGCCACCCTCATGCTGGCGGCCGGTGTCACCCTGGGGGCGGTCGGGTTCGGAGCGGCGCCGGCGTTCGCCGCCTCGACCCTCCTCAACGTGTCCTACGACCCGACCCGGGAACTCTATGTCGAGTTCAACAAGCTGTTCGCCGAGCGCTGGGCGGCTGAAAACAACGGGGAGAAGATCTCCATCCGGCAGTCCCACGGCGGCTCCGGCAAGCAGGCCCGGTCCGTCATCGACGGGCTCGAGGCCGACGTCGTCACCCTGGCACTGGCCTACGACATCGACGCCATCGCCCAGACCGGCCTGATCGCGAAGGACTGGCAGGGCCGGCTGCCCGACAACAGCGCACCCTACACGTCCACCATCGTGTTCCTGGTGCGCAAGGGCAATCCCAAGCAGATCCGCGATTGGGACGACCTGATCAAGCCGGATGTGCAGGTGATCACGCCCAACCCGAAGACCTCGGGCGGCGCTCGCTGGAACTATCTGGCCGCCTGGGGCTTCGCGCTGGAGAAGTACGGCAACGACGAGGCCAAGGCGCAGGAGTTCGTCCAGGCGCTGTTCAAGAACGTTCCCGTGCTCGACACCGGCGCCCGCGCCTCGACCATCACCTTCGTCCAGCGCCAGATCGGCGACGTGCTGCTGGCCTGGGAGAACGAGGCCTATCTGGCGGTGAAGGAACTGGGACCGGACAAGTTCGACATCGTCACCCCCTCGCTCAGCATCCTGGCCGAGCCGTCGGTCGCCGTCGTGGACAAGGTCGTCGACCGCCGGGGCTCCCGCATGGCGGCGGAAGCCTACCTGAAGACGCTCTATTCGCCCGAGGGGCAGGAGCTTGCCGCCAAGCACTTCTACCGGCCCCGCCTGGCCGAGGTGGCGGCCCGGTACGCCGATCAGTTCGCCCAGGTCAAGCTGTTCACCATCGACCAGAAGTTCGGCGGCTGGACCCAGGCCCAGGACAGGCATTTCTCCGACGGCGGCATCTTCGACAAGGTCTCCGCGGCGGCGGGCAAATGA
- the cysT gene encoding sulfate ABC transporter permease subunit CysT, producing the protein MTGLVAGNLRDSFRKPSILPGFGITLGFTVAYLSLIVLIPLAGLALKASGLGFGGLWAVLMEPRVIAAFRVTFLTALAAALINTVFGLLVAWVLVRYQFPGRRVIDALVDLPFALPTAVAGIALTALYAGNGWIGQFLPFRVAFTPLGIIVALTFIGLPFVVRTVQPVLQDAEPEVEEAAASLGANRWQIFSRVVFPAIMPALLTGFTLAFARGVGEYGSVIFIAGNLPGVSEIVPLLIIIKLEQFDYAGATAIATAMLVASFFLLLAINLLQHWTRARHAG; encoded by the coding sequence ATGACCGGTCTCGTCGCAGGAAATCTCCGGGATAGCTTCCGCAAGCCGAGCATCCTTCCCGGCTTCGGGATCACGCTGGGCTTCACGGTCGCGTATCTCAGCCTGATCGTCCTGATCCCGCTGGCCGGCCTGGCCCTCAAGGCCTCCGGGCTGGGCTTCGGCGGGCTCTGGGCGGTGCTGATGGAACCCCGCGTGATCGCCGCCTTCAGGGTCACCTTCCTGACCGCCCTGGCGGCGGCGCTGATCAACACGGTGTTCGGGCTGCTGGTGGCCTGGGTGCTGGTCCGCTACCAGTTCCCCGGCCGCAGGGTGATCGACGCGCTGGTCGACCTGCCGTTCGCCCTGCCGACGGCGGTGGCCGGCATAGCGCTGACGGCGCTCTATGCCGGCAACGGCTGGATCGGCCAGTTCCTGCCGTTCCGCGTCGCCTTCACGCCGCTGGGCATCATTGTGGCGCTGACCTTCATCGGCCTGCCGTTCGTCGTCCGCACGGTACAGCCCGTGCTCCAGGACGCCGAGCCGGAGGTCGAGGAGGCCGCGGCCAGCCTGGGCGCCAACCGCTGGCAGATCTTCAGCCGGGTCGTCTTCCCCGCGATCATGCCGGCTCTGCTGACCGGCTTCACGCTGGCCTTCGCCCGAGGCGTGGGGGAATACGGATCGGTCATCTTCATCGCCGGCAACCTGCCCGGCGTGTCCGAGATCGTGCCCCTGCTGATCATAATCAAGCTCGAGCAGTTCGATTATGCCGGGGCGACCGCCATCGCGACCGCGATGCTGGTGGCGTCGTTCTTCCTGCTGCTTGCGATCAATCTGCTCCAGCATTGGACGAGGGCGCGCCATGCCGGCTGA
- the cysW gene encoding sulfate ABC transporter permease subunit CysW, with protein MPAEIVIATTPPAGTPPVTGRRSIPRPALGESPLVKAVLIGIALLFLLLFLVIPLVAVFFEALRQGFGAYLEALVEPDAVSAMKLTLLAAGIAVPLNLVFGVAASWCIAKFEFRGKSLLITLIDLPFSVSPVISGMVFVLLFGAQGLLGPWLREHDVQIIFALPGIVLATIFVTFPFVARELIPLMQEQGVDEEEAARVLGASGWQTFTRVTLPNIRWGVLYGVLLCNARAMGEFGAVSVVSGHIRGETNTMPLHVEILYNEYNFVAAFAVASLLALLALVTLVVKSLLEWRHAGQIAATRR; from the coding sequence ATGCCGGCTGAAATCGTCATCGCCACCACGCCGCCCGCCGGCACGCCGCCCGTGACCGGGCGACGCAGCATCCCGCGCCCGGCGCTTGGCGAGTCGCCGCTGGTCAAGGCCGTGCTCATCGGCATCGCCCTGCTTTTCCTGCTGCTGTTCCTGGTGATCCCGCTGGTCGCCGTGTTCTTCGAGGCGCTTCGCCAGGGTTTCGGCGCCTATCTTGAAGCCCTGGTGGAGCCGGATGCGGTCTCGGCGATGAAGCTGACGCTCCTGGCGGCCGGCATCGCCGTGCCGCTCAACCTGGTGTTCGGCGTCGCCGCGTCCTGGTGCATCGCCAAGTTCGAGTTCCGCGGCAAGAGCCTGCTGATCACCCTGATCGACCTGCCGTTCTCGGTGTCACCGGTGATCTCCGGCATGGTGTTCGTGCTGCTGTTCGGAGCCCAGGGGCTGCTGGGGCCGTGGCTTCGCGAGCACGACGTTCAGATCATCTTCGCCCTGCCGGGCATCGTGCTGGCCACCATCTTCGTGACCTTCCCTTTCGTCGCCCGGGAGCTGATCCCGCTGATGCAGGAGCAGGGCGTGGACGAGGAGGAGGCCGCCCGCGTGCTGGGCGCCAGCGGCTGGCAGACCTTCACGCGGGTGACGCTGCCCAACATCCGCTGGGGCGTGCTCTACGGCGTGCTTCTGTGCAACGCACGCGCCATGGGCGAGTTCGGCGCCGTCTCGGTGGTGTCCGGCCATATCCGGGGAGAGACCAACACGATGCCGCTGCATGTCGAAATTCTCTATAACGAATACAACTTCGTCGCCGCCTTCGCGGTGGCGTCGCTTCTGGCCCTGCTGGCCCTGGTCACCCTGGTGGTGAAGAGCCTGCTGGAATGGCGCCATGCCGGCCAGATCGCGGCGACCCGGCGCTGA
- a CDS encoding sulfate/molybdate ABC transporter ATP-binding protein translates to MSIEIRGIAKRFGSFAALDGVDLTVRDGELLALLGPSGSGKTTLLRIIAGLEFADAGEIRLNGEDAQGRAPRDREVGFVFQHYALFRHMSVFENVAFGLRVRPRAERQSNAAIAARVTELLRMVQLDWLADRYPSQLSGGQRQRVALARALAIEPKVLLLDEPFGALDAKVRKELRRWLRRLHEEMHITSVFVTHDQEEALELADRVVVMNHGRIEQIGSPAQVYDEPASAFVCDFLGQVNRFDCDIENGLARTTQGAELRMPGLNGTHGAATCFVRPHEIDLVPIGREGPEAAQVRLIHQVGPNARVELDYAGHVLEVEVGRERLPALSLSVGAWCALRINNARIFPR, encoded by the coding sequence ATGAGTATCGAAATCAGGGGCATCGCCAAGCGCTTCGGCAGTTTCGCCGCCCTGGACGGGGTCGATCTGACCGTCCGCGACGGCGAGTTGCTGGCCCTCCTGGGGCCGTCCGGGTCGGGCAAGACGACCCTGCTGCGGATCATCGCCGGGCTGGAGTTCGCCGATGCCGGCGAGATCCGGCTGAACGGCGAGGACGCCCAGGGCCGCGCGCCGCGCGACCGCGAGGTCGGCTTCGTGTTCCAGCACTACGCGCTGTTCAGGCACATGAGCGTATTCGAGAACGTCGCCTTCGGCCTGCGGGTCCGGCCCCGCGCCGAACGGCAGAGCAACGCCGCCATCGCGGCGCGGGTCACCGAACTGCTGCGGATGGTCCAGCTCGACTGGCTGGCCGACCGCTACCCCAGCCAGCTTTCCGGCGGACAGCGCCAGCGCGTCGCCCTGGCGCGGGCCTTGGCGATCGAGCCCAAGGTCCTGCTGCTGGACGAGCCGTTCGGCGCGCTCGACGCCAAGGTCCGCAAGGAACTGCGGCGCTGGCTGCGGCGCCTACACGAGGAGATGCATATCACCAGCGTCTTCGTCACCCACGACCAGGAGGAGGCGCTGGAACTGGCCGACCGGGTGGTCGTGATGAACCACGGCCGGATCGAGCAGATCGGCTCGCCCGCCCAGGTCTATGACGAGCCGGCCTCGGCTTTCGTCTGCGACTTCCTGGGACAGGTCAACCGCTTCGACTGCGATATCGAGAACGGCCTTGCGCGGACCACCCAGGGTGCGGAACTGAGGATGCCCGGGCTGAACGGCACCCACGGCGCCGCGACCTGCTTCGTCCGGCCCCACGAGATCGACCTCGTGCCGATCGGCCGCGAAGGCCCGGAAGCGGCCCAGGTCCGCCTGATCCATCAGGTCGGCCCGAACGCCCGGGTCGAGCTTGATTATGCCGGCCACGTGCTGGAGGTGGAGGTCGGCCGCGAGCGCCTGCCGGCCCTCAGCCTCAGCGTCGGCGCCTGGTGCGCCCTGCGGATCAACAACGCCCGGATTTTCCCGCGATAG
- a CDS encoding Rpn family recombination-promoting nuclease/putative transposase — protein sequence MKQTPTVPETSPESSTDETTNGSNGPSEEDGSAGTRPLIRRHDQFAKLVLDRPGNADTFLRERLPASVVAGLTADRAVDRSESFVDPVLAELRGDRVYSFGLRNGLPLLVWTVLEHKSAGEADALVQILGYLNGTAVKGARRIEYPDGTVRVVPAPVLAVILYHGSGRWPHPPSLGEAYGVPDEVLAAGPLDFSYTLVDLSAIPDAELSRDPDLQAGLLMLKHATRDGNPEVTLERLLSIAAVIGLTVLRAVVRHVFVVDDGRNRERLRTVLSRVAPGQEEKIMPTIAELYIAEGEARGN from the coding sequence ATGAAGCAGACGCCCACGGTGCCGGAGACTTCACCCGAAAGCTCGACCGACGAAACGACCAATGGTTCAAACGGCCCTTCGGAAGAGGACGGCTCCGCGGGTACCCGCCCCCTGATCCGCAGGCACGATCAGTTCGCGAAGCTTGTCCTGGACCGGCCCGGCAACGCCGACACGTTCCTGCGCGAGCGGCTGCCGGCGTCGGTCGTGGCCGGGCTGACGGCAGACAGGGCGGTGGACCGGTCCGAAAGCTTCGTCGATCCGGTGCTGGCGGAACTGCGCGGAGACAGGGTCTACAGCTTCGGCCTGCGGAACGGGTTGCCCCTGCTGGTCTGGACCGTGCTGGAACACAAGAGCGCCGGCGAGGCGGACGCGCTGGTGCAGATCCTGGGCTACCTGAACGGAACGGCGGTCAAGGGCGCACGGCGGATCGAGTACCCCGACGGCACCGTCCGGGTGGTGCCGGCTCCCGTCCTGGCCGTCATCCTCTATCATGGCAGCGGCCGGTGGCCGCATCCGCCCAGTCTCGGGGAGGCATACGGCGTACCGGATGAGGTGCTGGCAGCGGGTCCGCTGGATTTCAGCTATACCCTGGTCGATCTTTCCGCCATTCCCGACGCGGAACTGTCGCGCGATCCCGATCTCCAGGCCGGTCTGCTGATGCTGAAGCATGCGACCCGCGACGGGAATCCGGAAGTCACGCTGGAGCGACTGCTGAGCATCGCGGCGGTAATCGGCTTGACCGTGCTGCGCGCTGTGGTCAGACATGTTTTCGTGGTGGACGACGGCAGGAACCGGGAGCGTCTTCGGACGGTATTGAGCCGGGTAGCGCCAGGACAGGAGGAAAAGATCATGCCTACGATTGCCGAACTGTACATCGCTGAAGGCGAAGCACGGGGGAATTGA
- a CDS encoding peptidoglycan -binding protein, with amino-acid sequence MAAIGRGRRSAERSVNIWPGWVDALSSLVMVVIFVLMVFIVAQFYLSNTLSSRDQALTRLNRQLSELSDLLSMEREANADLRVNIAQLSAELQSSTATRESLSASLAEAQARQDELGAQVSALSRRGEQASGEITQVSRDLEDAYKVIEADRQKIEASLREIASLQADIQALRDVRERLEGEVAALTTLSRSTEAERDRTAATLEQTEAARARATEELRLTREQREALMAELSAVRDRSQQLEAQLSSEQERTVLAQREIEHRETRIEELVIALDQTQAALTGEQKLTEEGRAEVAVLNQQIAALRDQLARLTASLNLAESQSQEQQAQISDLGRRLNLALASKVEELARYRSEFFGRLREVLGNRQDIRIVGDRFVFQSEVLFPSASATLEEGGKAQLAQLAATLLDIAKRIPPGVNWILRVDGHTDPRPISNVQFPSNWELSTARAISVVKFLVEQGIPSDKLVAAGFGEYQPLDPGRNEDAFARNRRIEMKLDQR; translated from the coding sequence ATGGCAGCCATCGGTCGCGGGCGGCGCAGCGCCGAGCGTTCGGTCAATATCTGGCCGGGCTGGGTCGATGCCCTGTCCTCCCTGGTCATGGTCGTGATCTTCGTGCTGATGGTCTTCATCGTGGCACAGTTCTACCTGTCCAACACGCTGTCGAGCCGCGACCAGGCGCTGACCCGGCTGAACCGCCAGCTGTCCGAGCTGAGCGACCTCTTGTCGATGGAACGGGAGGCCAACGCGGATCTGCGGGTGAACATCGCCCAGCTCTCCGCCGAGCTTCAAAGCTCGACCGCCACCCGCGAGAGCCTGAGCGCCAGCCTTGCCGAGGCCCAGGCCCGCCAGGACGAGCTGGGCGCCCAGGTCTCCGCCCTGTCGCGCCGGGGCGAACAGGCCAGCGGCGAGATCACCCAGGTCAGCCGCGACCTGGAGGACGCCTACAAGGTGATCGAGGCCGACCGCCAGAAGATCGAGGCATCGCTGCGCGAGATCGCCAGCCTCCAGGCCGACATCCAGGCCCTGCGCGACGTCCGCGAAAGGTTGGAAGGCGAAGTCGCCGCCCTCACGACCCTGTCCCGGAGCACCGAGGCCGAGCGGGACCGCACCGCCGCGACCCTGGAGCAGACCGAGGCCGCCCGCGCCCGGGCGACCGAGGAGCTTCGGCTGACCCGCGAGCAGCGCGAGGCGCTGATGGCCGAGCTGTCCGCCGTCCGCGACCGGTCGCAGCAGCTCGAAGCCCAGTTGAGCAGCGAGCAGGAACGCACGGTGCTGGCCCAGCGCGAGATCGAGCATCGGGAGACGCGGATCGAGGAGCTGGTCATCGCCTTGGACCAGACCCAGGCGGCCCTGACAGGCGAGCAGAAGCTGACCGAGGAGGGCCGCGCGGAGGTGGCCGTCCTGAACCAGCAGATCGCGGCGCTCCGCGACCAGCTCGCCCGCCTGACCGCGTCGCTGAACCTGGCGGAGTCCCAGAGCCAGGAGCAGCAGGCCCAGATCTCCGACCTGGGCCGCCGGCTGAACCTGGCGCTCGCCAGCAAGGTCGAGGAGCTGGCCCGCTACCGGTCGGAGTTCTTCGGGCGCCTGCGCGAGGTGCTGGGCAACCGGCAGGACATCAGGATCGTCGGCGACCGCTTCGTCTTCCAGTCCGAAGTGCTGTTCCCCAGCGCCTCCGCCACGCTGGAGGAAGGCGGCAAGGCCCAGCTCGCCCAGTTGGCCGCGACCCTGCTGGACATCGCGAAGCGCATCCCGCCGGGCGTCAACTGGATCCTGCGCGTGGACGGCCATACCGACCCGCGACCGATCTCCAACGTGCAGTTCCCGTCCAATTGGGAATTGTCTACGGCGCGCGCGATCTCGGTAGTCAAGTTCCTGGTGGAACAGGGCATCCCGTCGGACAAGCTGGTGGCGGCCGGATTCGGCGAGTACCAGCCGCTGGACCCCGGCAGGAACGAGGACGCCTTCGCCCGCAACCGGCGCATCGAGATGAAGCTGGACCAGCGCTGA